ACCGGCGTTGGCGGCCTCGGCCTGCGCCGCGGGGGCCTTCGCCGCCTGGGCGGCGTCGGCCGGGGCCGGGTCCGCGGGGTCGACCGCGACGGGCCGGGCAGCCGTCGAGCCGTCGGTGGCGGCTGCGCCGGTCGGGGTGTCCACGGTGCCGGCACCCTCGGCGGGGGCGATGGAGGGGACGGCGTCCGGGATGTGCGGCGTGGTCAGGTCGGGCTGGACCGCCGCACCGTCACGGGCGCGGCCCGCGACGAACTCGGCGAGCGCGGTCTCGGTGAAGACCACGTCGTCGGCGATCAGCACGTCGTAGGTGTTCAGCTGACCGGCCTCCAGCAGGTGCACCTGCGGCAGGTTCCGCAGGCTCACCCAGTTGAGGACGTCGTCGCGGTCGAGGACCACGAGCACCCGCTTGGCCTGGGTGATCGACCGCAGGGTGGCCAGCGCCGCCTTGGTCCGCGGAGCGTCCCCGTCGACGAAGGTGCTCACCACGTGCACGCGGTCCTCACGGGCCCGGTCGGACAGGGCACCGCGCAGGGCGGCGGCCTTCATCTTCTTCGGCGTCCGCTGCGAGTAGTCCCGCGGCTGGGGGCCGTGGACGATGCCACCGCCCTCGAACTGCGGTGCGCGGGTCGAGCCCTGGCGGGCCCGGCCGGTCCCCTTCTGGCGGTAGGGCTTGGCCCCACCGCCACTGACCTGGCCGCGCGTCTTGGTCGAGTGCGTGCCCTGGCGCGCGGCGGCCAGCTGGGCCACGACGACCTGGTGCAGCAGCGAGACGTTGGCCGAGGCGTCGAAGAGCGTCCCCGGCAGCGTGACGCTGCCGGCGGTCTCCCCCGCCGGGGTGCGGACGTCGACCTGGCGGTCGGTCCGGGTCGCGGTGGCCCCGCGGTCGATGGACCCTGTCGATGAGGTCACGGTCACTTGTCGTCACTCCCCACGGGCCCGCCCTTGACGGCCGAACGGACGAGCACGAGGCCGCCCTTCGGACCGGGGATGGCGCCCTTGATCAGCAGCAGCCCGCGCTCGGCGTCCACCTTGTGCACGGTGAGCGACAGGGTGGTCGTCTTCACCGCGCCCATGCGGCCGGCCATGCGCAGCCCCTTGAACACGCGGCCGGGGGTCGAGGCCCCGCCGATGGAACCGGGTGACCGGTGCTTGCGCTGGGTGCCGTGCGCGGCGCCGAGGCCCTTGAAGCCGTGCCGCTTCATGACACCGGCGGTGCCCTTGCCCTTGCTGGTGCCGATGACGTCGACCCGGGCGACGCCGTCGAAGACCTCGGCGGTCAGCTCCTGGCCGACCGTGTACTCCGAGGCGTCCTTCGTGCGCAGCTCCACCAGGTGCCGCCGCGGCGTGACCCCGGCCTTGGCGAAGTGCCCGCCCTCGGGCCGGTTCACCTTGCGCGGGTCGATCTCGCCGAAGCCGAGCTGGACGGCGGAGTAGCCGTCGACCTCGGGGGTGCGCACCTGCGTGACCACACACGGGCCCGCCTTGACGACGGTCACCGGCACGATGCGGTTGTTCTCGTCGAAGACCTGGGTCATCCCCAGCTTCTCGCCGAGGAGACCGCGGAACGTACTCGCCATGACTGGACTCGGTTCCTTACTGGATGTTGACGTCGACCGAGGCCGGCAGGTCGATGCGCATGAGCGCGTCCACCGTCTTCGGGGTCGGGTCGAGGATGTCGATGAGCCGCTTGTGCGTGCGCATCTCGAAGTGCTCGCGCGAGTCCTTGTACTTGTGCGGCGAGCGGATGACGCAGTACACGTTCTTCTCCGTCGGCAGCGGCACCGGGCCGACGACGCGCGCACCGGTCTTGGTCACCGTGTCGACGATGCGCCGCGCCGAGGCGTCGATCGCCTCGTGGTCGTAGGCCTTCAGCCGGATGCGGATCTTCTGTCCCGCCATCGCTGTCTTCTGCTCCTGCCGATCGGTGTTCGTTCGTAGCCGGGGAACGCCGGGAGGTCCCGACCGTCATCCGGTCGGGCCCCGGCGGGACGGGTGGCCGCGCACACAGGCGTGCCCGTGTGGCGGCCACCCGGGGACGGGCGGCGGTGCTGGGAGCGCCGCCGCCCGTCGGGGGTGTTACTTGGCGATCTTGGTGACGCGACCGGCGCCGACGGTGCGGCCACCCTCACGGATGGCGAACCGCAGGCCCTCCTCCATGGCGATCGGCTGGATCAGCTCGACCGTCATCTCGGTGTTGTCGCCGGGCATGACCATCTCGGTGCCGGCCGGCAGGGTCACGACGCCGGTGACGTCCGTGGTCCGGAAGTAGAACTGCGGACGGTAGTTGTTGAAGAAGGGGGTGTGACGACCACCCTCGTCCTTCGAGAGGATGTAGACTGAGCCCTCGAAGTTCGTGTGCGGGGTGATCGAGCCCGGCTTCACGACGACCTGGCCGCGCTCGACGTCCTCGCGCTTGATGCCGCGCAGCAGCAGGCCCACGTTGTCGCCGGCCTGGCCCTGGTCGAGCAGCTTGCGGAACATCTCGACGCCGGTGACGGTGGTCTGGGTCGAGGTGGGCCGGATGCCGACGATCTCGATGGTCTCCGACACCTTGACGACGCCGCGCTCCACGCGACCGGTGACGACGGTGCCGCGGCCGGTGATGGTGAAGACGTCCTCGACGGGCATGAGGAAGGGCTTGTCGATCTCGCGCTCGGGCTCGGGGATCGCGGTGTCGACCGCGTTCATGAGCTCCATGAGCTTGTCGCCCCACTCGGCGTCGCCCTCGAGGGCCTTGAGCGCGGAGACGCGGACCACGGGGACGTCGTCACCCGGGAACTCGTACTCGCTGAGCAGCTCGCGGACCTCCAGCTCGACGAGCTCGAGGATCTCCTCGTCGTCGACCATGTCGGCCTTGTTCAGCGCCACGACGATGTAGGGAACGCCGACCTGGCGGGCCAGGAGGACGTGCTCCTTGGTCTGCGGCATCGGACCGTCGGTCGCCGCGACCACCAGGATGGCGCCGTCCATCTGCGCCGCACCGGTGATCATGTTCTTGATGTAGTCGGCGTGCCCGGGGCAGTCGACGTGCGCGTAGTGACGGTTCTCCGTCTGGTACTCGACGTGCGCGATCGAGATCGTGATGCCGCGGGCCTTCTCCTCGGGCGCCTTGTCGATCTGGTCGAAGGCGGAGGCCTCGTTGAGGTCCGGGTACTTGTCGTGCAGGACCTTGGTGATCGCCGCGGTCAGCGTCGTCTTGCCGTGGTCGATGTGCCCGATGGTGCCGATGTTGACGTGCGGCTTGGTCCGCTCGAACTTGGCCTTGGCCACTGGGTTCCTCTCCTCGTGGTGTCGCAGTGGTACGCGAACTCTGGGGTGGGCTCGCTGGGGGGCGGCGGGCCGGGGGCCCGCCGCCCGGACGGTGGGGTTACTCGCCCGTCGCCTTCGCGATGTCCATGACTCGGCTCCGGACGAACTCCGCTCCTCGGTCGCTGGCGCGCCCTACGATGCTCATTCGCCCGTCGCCTTCGCGATGATCTCCTTGGCGACGTTCTGCGGGACCTCGGCGTACGAGTCGAACACCATGGTGTAGCTCGCCCGTCCCTGGGTGCGGCTGCGCAGGTCACCCACGTAGCCGAACATCTCCGACAGCGGCACCAGGGCCCGGACGACGCGGGCGCCGGAGCGCTCGTCCATCGCCTGGATCGTGCCGCGACGGGAGTTCAGGTCACCGATGACGTCACCCATGTAGTCCTCGGGGGTGACGACCTCGACGGCCATCATCGGCTCGAGCAGGGCCGGGCTGGCCTTGCGGGCGGCCTCCTTGAAGACCATGGAGCCGGCGATCTTGAAGGCCATCTCCGAGGAGTCGACCTCGTGGTACTGGCCGTCGATCAGCGTCGCCTTCACGCCCACGACCGGGTAGCCGGCGAGGATGCCGTACTGCATGGCGTCCTGCATGCCGGCGTCCACCGAGGGGATGTACTCCCGCGGGATGCGGCCACCGGTGACGGCGTTGACGAACTCGTAGGTCGGGCCGTCGCCGGTCACCTCCAGCGGCTCGATGGTCACCTGGACCTTGGCGAACTGCCCGGACCCACCGGTCTGCTTCTTGTGGGTGTAGTCGTACTTCTCGACCGCCTTGCGGATGGTCTCCCGGTAGGCGACCTGCGGCTTGCCGACGTTCGCCTCGACCCGGAACTCCCGCCGCATGCGGTCGACCAGGATCTCCAGGTGCAGCTCGCCCATGCCGGAGATGACCGTCTGACCGGTCTCCTCGTCGAGGCGGACCTGGAACGTCGGGTCCTCCTCGGCCAGCTTCTGGATGGCCGTGCCCAGCTTCTCCTGGTCGCCCTTGGTCGTGGGCTCGATGGCCACGGAGATGACCGGCGCCGGGAAGGTCATCGACTCCAGGATGACCGGCTTCTGCGGGTCGCAGAGCGTGTCACCCGTCGTCGTCTGCTTCATGCCGTTGACCGCGACGATCTGGCCGGCGCCCACGCCTGCGCGCTCCTCGCGCTTGTTGGCGTGCATCTGGTAGATCTTGCCGACCCGCTCCTTGCGGTCCTTGGTGCTGTTGAGCACCGGGGACCCGGAGTCCAGCCGCCCGGAGTAGACCCGGATGTAGGTCAGCTTGCCCAGGTGCTGGTCGGTCTGGATCTTGAAGGCCAGGGCGGAGAACGGCTCGTCCTCGTCGGCGTGCCGGAGGACCTCGGTCTCCCCGTCCATCGCGGTGCCGACGATCGCGCCGACGTCCAGCGGGCTGGGCAGGTAGTCCACGACGGCGTCCAGGAGCGGCTGCACGCCCTTGTTCTTGAACGCCGTGCCGGTGAGCACCGGGTTGACCTGCGCGCCGATGGTCGCCTTGCGAATCGCGGCCTTGAGCCGGTCGACGGAGATCTCCTCACCGCCGAGGTAGGCCTCCATCAGCTCGTCGTCGAAGTCCGCGATGTTCTCCAGCAGCTTCTCGCGGTACTCGGCGGCCTGGTCGGCGAGCTCGGCCGGGATCTCCTCGATGGCGTAGTCCTCGCCCATCTTGGTCTCGCCGCGCCAGGTGAGGGCCCGCATCTGCACCAGGTCGACGACGCCGATGAAGTCGGCCTCGGCGCCGATGGGCAGCTGCAGCACCAGGGGGTTGGCGGCCAGGCGCTCGACCATCATGTCGACGCAGCGGAAGAAGTTGGCGCCGGTGCGGTCGAGCTTGTTGACGAAGCACATGCGCGGGACGCCGTACTTCTCGGCCTGCCGCCACACCTGCTCGGTCTGCGGCTCCACGCCGGCGACGCCGTCGTAGACCGCGACCGCACCGTCGAGCACCCGCAGGGAGCGCTCCACCTCGACGGTGAAGTCGACGTGCCCGGGGGTGTCGATGATGTTGATGTCGTGACCGGCCCAGGAGCACTTGGTCGCGGCGGACGTGATGGTGATGCCGCGCTCCTGCTCCTGCTCCATCCAGTCCATCGTGGCCGCGCCGTCGTGGACCTCACCGATCTTGTAGTTGATACCGGTGTAGAAGAGGATGCGCTCGGTCGTCGTGGTCTTGCCGGCGTCGATGTGCGCCATGATCCCGATGTTGCGGGTCTTGGCGAGCTGGGCCTCGTTGCTGGCCATTCCTCACTCCTCTGTGCTCTGGGTCCGCGTGCGGACGTCCGAGGGTGGCCCGGACTCGTCCGCCGGCCGCGGGTGCCGGCTCGCACCGGCGGGGGCGCCTACCAGCGGTAGTGCGCGAAGGCCTTGTTCGACTCGGCCATCTTGTGGGTGTCCTCACGACGCTTGACCGCGGCGCCGAGCCCGTTGCTCGCGTCGAGCAGCTCGTTCATCAGGCGCTCGGTCATCGTCTTCTCCCGACGGGCCCGGCTGTACTGGATCAGCCAGCGCAGGCCGAGGGTGGTGCTGCGCGAGGCGCGGACCTCGACCGGCACCTGGTAGGTCGCGCCGCCGACGCGGCGGCTGCGGACCTCGAGAGCCGGCTTGACGTTGTCCAGCGCGCGCTTGAGCGTGACCACCGGGTCGGTGTCGCTCTTGGCGCGGCAGCCCTCGAGGGCGCCGTAGACGATCGCCTCGGCGACCGAGCGCTTGCCGTCCACGAGCACCTTGTTCACCAGCTGGGTCACCAGCGGCGACTGGTACACCGGGTCGGCGACCAGCGGACGGCGCGGTGCGGGGCCCTTGCGCGGCATGTCAGCTCTTCTCCTTCTTCGCGCCGTACCGGCTGCGAGCCTGCTTGCGGTTGCGGACGCCCTGGGTGTCGAGGGACCCGCGGATGATCTTGTAACGCACGCCGGGGAGGTCCTTCACCCGGCCGCCGCGGACCAGGACCATCGAGTGCTCCTGCAGGTTGTGGCCGACACCCGGGATGTAGGCGGTCACCTCGATGCCACTGGTGAGGCGGACGCGAGCGACCTTGCGCAGCGCCGAGTTCGGCTTCTTCGGCGTCGTCGTGTACACGCGGGTGCACACGCCGCGACGCTGAGGGGAGCCCTTCAGCGCCGGGGTCTTGGTCTTCTCGACCTTGTCCTCGCGGCCCTTGCGGACCAGCTGGTTGATCGTGGGCATGGGTGGCCTGGATCTCCTACCTGCGCTGGGTCGTACTGCGGACGGTGCTGTGCTCTGGAGTACTGCTGGAGGTGCGGTGTCGTGCCGGGGTGCCGGTCCTGCCGGGGCCGTACCCGGGTCCGGGCCACGGTGCACCACCGGCCCCCGCGGTCGGGCGTGTCGCCGTCCCCGGGACCGGCCGGTGAGTCGAACCGGATCGGTCGCCCCCCGCGACTCGGCGCCACCACCTGTCGGCAGGCGCACCGCGAACGGGAGCAGGCCCAGGGCACCCTGGGCACGGCTGACCACGATACCCGCGTGCCGGAGGCCGGTCAAAGCCGGGTGTACCACAGCACGGGGCGGCCGGGGTGCCCGTCCGCCGTGGTCGGCGGACGGCGGCACGGGCAGGCGCGACGGGCTGCCGGAGGGGCACCCGGGGGCCCGGGGTACGGCCACCCACTGTAGCGGTGGTGCCGGGCGACCCCGGGTCGGCGCACACGGCCACCCGATCGGGGACCGCGGACGGTGAGGACGCGGGCGGCTGTCGTACCCCGGCCCTACCGTCGGTGGCAGGACGCCCACCCACCGCCACCGCCTCGTCCTGCCACGGCCTCGACCAGCCACCGCCCTCACCAGCCCGCCACCGCCCTGCCACCGGAGGACACGTGCACGTCGACCTCGCCCGAGAGCTCAAGGCCCACCTGTCGGCCCGGCTGGCCCGTGCGGGCGGCCCGGTGTCCGCCAGCGACCTCGGTGGGCGCCGGTGGACGCAGCCGGCGCTGGGGCTGGCACCGGTGGGCCCCGACCTCGCCCACCTGGCGATCCGCCTCGCCGCCAAGGAGGACGCCGACCTGCTGCTGACCGGGCTGGACGACGCGGTGCTGGACGAGGTCGACGTCCGCGTCATCGGCCCGGTCCGCGCGCTGTCCTCCCCCACGGCCGGCGAGCTGCAGCGGCGGACCCGACCCCTCGTGCCGGGCCTGTCGGTGGGCCACCCGACGGTGACGGCGGGGACGCTGGGTGGCTTCGTGCGGCTCGGCGGCCGGCTGGCGGTCCTGTCCAACAACCACGTGCTGGCCGCCGGTGACGCCGCCTCCCTGGGCGACCCGGTCCTGCAGCCGGGCCCGGCGGACGGCGGGGACCCGGCGACCGACCGCGTCGCGACGCTGGCCGCCTTCGAGCGGTTCGTCGCCGGCGGTCAGGTCAACCTGGTCGACGCCGCCGTCGCGGTGGTCGACGCGGAGGTGCCCCTGGACCCGCGGCGGTTCCCCGGCGGCCCGCTCGGGGCCGACCCGCTGCAGGTCGACGACGTCGAGCCCGACGAGCGGGTGGAGAAGGTCGGGCGGACCACCGGGCACACGGTGGGCCGGGTCAGTGCGGTGGAGGTCGACGGCGTCGTCGTGCAGTACGACGAGGAGGTCCGCACCTTCGACGACCAGGTGGAGATCGACGGCGTCGGGGGCGGCTTCAGCGCCGGCGGCGACAGCGGGTCGGTGATCTGGCGCAGCGCGGACCGCGCACCGCTCGGGCTGCTGTTCGCCGGCAGCGACACCGGTGGGCGCGAGGGCGGCGGGGTCACCTTCGCCAACCCCCTGGCCACCGTGCTGGCCGTCCTGGACCTGCAGTGGGTCGCCGGCTGAGGGACGGCGTCCGGCCGCCGGCCTGCGCGCACGCCGGCGGGGGGTGAGGCCGGGGCCCTCCTACTGTCGCGGGGGCCCGACGGGGGGCACCATGGCGGCATGACCGACCGCGCGTCCGCCCGAGCCGCCAAGAGCGCCCTGAGTCGCCGGCTGTCCGCGGACCCCGGCGTCGTCGGCGTCGGGCTGGCCCGCCGGGACAGCGGCTACGTGGTGAAGGTGGACCTGGCCGACGCGCACGCCGCGGAGCGGGTGCCCGGCGACGTCGACGGCGTCCGCGTGGTGACCGAGGTCGTCGGGGTCGTCCGGCCGCTGTAGAGCCCGGGCCCGGGGACCCCGCAGGACGCCGCGGTCGCCGGCGGCCCCGCTACGGTCGGCGCGGCGCCGACGACGGCGCCGCCGCCGACCTGAGGAGTGGACGTGCGCATCGGCATCCAGGCCAGCTACAGCGGCGGGTTCCGCCAGACGGCCACCGAGATCCGCGACCTGGAGTCCGCGGGGCTCGACGTCGCCACGGTCGCGGAGGTCTACACCTTCGACGCCGTCAGCCAGCTGGGCTACCTGGCCGCGGTGACCGAGCGGGTGGAGCTGATGAGCGGCATCCTCCCCATCTACAGCCGCACCCCGGCCCTGACCGCGATGACCGCCGCAGGCCTGGACTTCGTGTCCGGCGGCCGGTTCACCCTCGGTCTGGGCGCGTCCGGACCGCAGGTCATCGAGGGCTGGCACGGCGTCCCCTACGACGCCCCCCTGCAGCGCACCCGCGAGGTCGTGGAGATCTGCCGGCAGGTGTGGCGCCGGGAGCGACTGGTCCACGACGGCCCGAAGTACCACGTCCCCCTGCCGCCGGACCAGGGCACCGGCCTGGGCAAGCCGCTCAAGCTGATCAACACCCCGGTCCGCGACCGGGTCCCGGTCATGCTGGCCGCGATCGGCCCGAAGAACGTGGAGCTGGCCGCCGAGATCGCCGAGATCTGGGAGCCGATCTTCTTCATGCCGGAGCGGGCGGACTCGGTGTGGGGCGAGTCGCTGGGCGCCGGGCGGGCCCGGCGGGACCCGGCGCTGGGTGACCTGCAGATCGCCGTGGGCGTCCCGGTGGCCGTCGGCGAGGACGTCGACGGGATGCTCGACCACGTGCGCCCGCAGCTGGCGCTCTACATCGGTGGCATGGGCGCCCGCGGCAGGAACTTCTACAACGACCTGGCCCGGCGGTACGGCTACGAGGACGAGGCCCGCACCATCCAGGACCTCTACCTCGACGGCCGCAAGGACGAGGCGGCCGCCGTCGTCCCCGAGGAGCTGGTGCGGGCCGTGTCCCTGGTCGGTCCGGAGTCCTTCGTGGCCGAGCGGGTCGCCGCCTTCCGGGAGGCCGGGGTGACCACGCTGGTGCTGCAGCCCCTCGACGACTCCGCTGAGAGCCGGCTGCGGACCGTGGAGACGATGCGCCGCATCACCGACCGCTGACGCCCGCCAGGGGCGCCCTGCGGTGCCCGTCCTCGCGGTACAGCGCGAGGACGGGCACCGCACCGCGAGGACACGAGAGGGCCCCGCAGGTCTGACGACCTGCGGGGCCCTCGTGACCCGCTGGAAAGCCTCCCTCAGGATCCCGCCGCGAGCCTGCGAGCGGTGGGGGGAGGGAGGTCCTCGTTCAGCTGCGCCAGTCGTACTCCTCCAGGCGGACGGCCTCGCCGCTGCCCTGACCGAAGACGTCCGGGCTGTAGTACTGCCCGTCGTCGTACCCGGCCATCGTGTAGACCGCGGCGCGCGCCTCCTCGGTCGGCTCGACCGTGATGTTGCGGTAGCGGCTGATGCCCGTGCCCGCCGGGATCAGCTTGCCGATGATCACGTTCTCCTTGAGGCCGAGCAGGCTGTCGCTCTTGCCCTGGATCGCGGCGTCGGTGAGCACCTTGGTCGTCTCCTGGAAGGAGGCGGCCGACAGCCACGACTCGGTCGCGAGCGAGGCCTTGGTGATGCCCATGAGCACCGGGCGGGCCGAGGCCGGCTCGCTGCCCTCGGCGACGACCCGGCGGTTCTCGGTCTCGAACAGCGTCCGCTCGACCAGCGCACCGGGCAGGAACTCGGTGGCACCGGAGTCGATGATGGTCACCCGCTTGAGCATCTGGCGGATGATCACCTCGATGTGCTTGTCGTGGATCGACACGCCCTGGCTGCGGTAGACCTCCTGGACCTCGCGGACCAGGTGCAGCTGCACCTCGCGCGGGCCCATGATCCGCAGCACCTCGTGCGGGTCGACCGCACCCTCGGTGAGCTGCTCGCCGACCTCGACGTGCGCGCCGTCCTCGACCCGCAGCCGCGACCGGCGCGACAGCTTGTCGTAGACGACCTCGTCGGAGCCGTCGTCCGGGGTGATCGTCAACTTGCGGAACTGCTCGCCGTCCTCGATGCGGACGGTGCCGGCCAGCTCGGCGATCGGGGCCTTGCCCTTGGGGACGCGGGCCTCGAAGAGCTCCACCACGCGCGGCAGGCCGTGGGTGATGTCCTCACCCGCGACGCCACCGGTGTGGAAGGTGCGCATCGTCAGCTGGGTGCCGGGCTCGCCGATGGACTGGGCGGCGATGATGCCGACCGCCTCGCCGACGTCCACCAGCTTGCCGGTCGCGAGCGACCGGCCGTAGCAGGTGGCGCAGGTGCCCAACAGCGACTCGCAGGTCAGCACGCAGCGGACCTTGACCTCCGCGACACCGGCGTCGACCAGCGCCTGGATGAGCACGTCACCCAGGTCGGAGCTGGCCTGCGCGATCAGCGTGCCGTCCTCGGCCACCACGTCGGTGGCCAGCGCGCGGGCGTACACGCTGGTCTCCACGTGCGCGTCCCGGGTGAGCACCCCGTCGATCGAGGTCGCGATCGGCATGATGACGCCGCGCTCGGTGCCGCAGTCCTCCTCGCGGATGATCACGTCCTGCGAGACGTCGACCAGCCGGCGGGTGAGGTAGCCGGAGTCCGCCGTCCGCAGCGCCGTGTCGGCCAGGCCCTTGCGGGCACCGTGCGTGGAGATGAAGTACTCCAGCACCGACAGACCCTCCCGGAAGTTGGCCTTGATCGGCCGCGGGATGATCTCGCCCTTCGGGTTGGCCACCAGGCCGCGCATGCCGGCGATCTGGCTGATCTGCATCATGTTGCCGCGGGCGCCGGAGTTGACCATGACCCAGACCGGGTTGGTGGTCGGGAAGTTGTCCACCATCGCCTGGCTGACCTCGGCCCGCGCGCGGGTCCAGATCTCGATCAGCTCGCCACGACGCTCGGCGTCGGTGATGACGCCGCGCTCGTACTGGCGCTCGATCTGCCGGGCCTCGGCCTCGTGCCGGTCCAGGATCTCCTGCTTGGCCGGCGGGGTGACGACGTCGTCGATGGCGATCGTCACGCCCGAGCGGGTGGCCCAGCGGAAGCCGGCGGACTTCAGCGCGTCCAGCGTCGCCGCGACCTGCACCTTGGGGTAGCGCTCGGCGAGGTCGTTGACGATCGCCCCGAGCTCCTTCTTCGGCACCTGGTAGTTGACGAAGCGGTAGTCCTCGGGCAGGGCCTCGTTGAACAGCACCCGGCCCAGGCTGGTGCGCACCAGCGCCGGCTGACCGGGGGTCCAGTCCTCCGGCTGCTCCCACGGCTCGTTGACCTTGCCGTTGTCGACGCCGAACACCTCGTCGAGGCGGATGAGCGCCCGCTCCTGCAGACCCAGCGCGCCCATGTCGAAGGCCATGATCGCCTCGGCGGTCGAGCCGTAGGCGGCAGGCTGCCCACCGTCGGCCTCGTGCCGGCTGGGCACCAGGGTCGTCAGGTGGTACAGGCCCAGCACCATGTCCTGGGTCGGCGCGGTGATCGGACGACCGTCGGCCGGGCTCAGGATGTTGTTGCTGGACAGCATCAGGATGCGGGCCTCGGCCTGCGCCTCGGCCGACAGCGGCAGGTGCACGGCCATCTGGTCGCCGTCGAAGTCCGCGTTGAACGCGGTGCAGACCAGCGGGTGGATCTGGATGGCCTTGCCCTCGACCAGCTGCGGCTCGAAGGCCTGGATGCCCAGCCGGTGCAGCGTCGGCGCGCGGTTGAGCAGCACCGGGTGCTCGGTGATGACCTCCTCGAGCACGTCCCAGACGACCGGACGGGCCCGCTCGACCATGCGCTTGGCGGACTTGATGTTCTGCGCGTGGTTGAGGTCGACCAGCCGCTTCATGACGAAGGGCTTGAACAGCTCCAGCGCCATCTGCTTGGGCAGGCCGCACTGGTGCAGCTTCAGCTGCGGGCCGACGA
This window of the Geodermatophilus sp. DSM 44513 genome carries:
- a CDS encoding LLM class F420-dependent oxidoreductase; the protein is MRIGIQASYSGGFRQTATEIRDLESAGLDVATVAEVYTFDAVSQLGYLAAVTERVELMSGILPIYSRTPALTAMTAAGLDFVSGGRFTLGLGASGPQVIEGWHGVPYDAPLQRTREVVEICRQVWRRERLVHDGPKYHVPLPPDQGTGLGKPLKLINTPVRDRVPVMLAAIGPKNVELAAEIAEIWEPIFFMPERADSVWGESLGAGRARRDPALGDLQIAVGVPVAVGEDVDGMLDHVRPQLALYIGGMGARGRNFYNDLARRYGYEDEARTIQDLYLDGRKDEAAAVVPEELVRAVSLVGPESFVAERVAAFREAGVTTLVLQPLDDSAESRLRTVETMRRITDR
- the fusA gene encoding elongation factor G, encoding MASNEAQLAKTRNIGIMAHIDAGKTTTTERILFYTGINYKIGEVHDGAATMDWMEQEQERGITITSAATKCSWAGHDINIIDTPGHVDFTVEVERSLRVLDGAVAVYDGVAGVEPQTEQVWRQAEKYGVPRMCFVNKLDRTGANFFRCVDMMVERLAANPLVLQLPIGAEADFIGVVDLVQMRALTWRGETKMGEDYAIEEIPAELADQAAEYREKLLENIADFDDELMEAYLGGEEISVDRLKAAIRKATIGAQVNPVLTGTAFKNKGVQPLLDAVVDYLPSPLDVGAIVGTAMDGETEVLRHADEDEPFSALAFKIQTDQHLGKLTYIRVYSGRLDSGSPVLNSTKDRKERVGKIYQMHANKREERAGVGAGQIVAVNGMKQTTTGDTLCDPQKPVILESMTFPAPVISVAIEPTTKGDQEKLGTAIQKLAEEDPTFQVRLDEETGQTVISGMGELHLEILVDRMRREFRVEANVGKPQVAYRETIRKAVEKYDYTHKKQTGGSGQFAKVQVTIEPLEVTGDGPTYEFVNAVTGGRIPREYIPSVDAGMQDAMQYGILAGYPVVGVKATLIDGQYHEVDSSEMAFKIAGSMVFKEAARKASPALLEPMMAVEVVTPEDYMGDVIGDLNSRRGTIQAMDERSGARVVRALVPLSEMFGYVGDLRSRTQGRASYTMVFDSYAEVPQNVAKEIIAKATGE
- the rplC gene encoding 50S ribosomal protein L3, with the translated sequence MASTFRGLLGEKLGMTQVFDENNRIVPVTVVKAGPCVVTQVRTPEVDGYSAVQLGFGEIDPRKVNRPEGGHFAKAGVTPRRHLVELRTKDASEYTVGQELTAEVFDGVARVDVIGTSKGKGTAGVMKRHGFKGLGAAHGTQRKHRSPGSIGGASTPGRVFKGLRMAGRMGAVKTTTLSLTVHKVDAERGLLLIKGAIPGPKGGLVLVRSAVKGGPVGSDDK
- the rpsL gene encoding 30S ribosomal protein S12 encodes the protein MPTINQLVRKGREDKVEKTKTPALKGSPQRRGVCTRVYTTTPKKPNSALRKVARVRLTSGIEVTAYIPGVGHNLQEHSMVLVRGGRVKDLPGVRYKIIRGSLDTQGVRNRKQARSRYGAKKEKS
- the rplD gene encoding 50S ribosomal protein L4; translation: MTSSTGSIDRGATATRTDRQVDVRTPAGETAGSVTLPGTLFDASANVSLLHQVVVAQLAAARQGTHSTKTRGQVSGGGAKPYRQKGTGRARQGSTRAPQFEGGGIVHGPQPRDYSQRTPKKMKAAALRGALSDRAREDRVHVVSTFVDGDAPRTKAALATLRSITQAKRVLVVLDRDDVLNWVSLRNLPQVHLLEAGQLNTYDVLIADDVVFTETALAEFVAGRARDGAAVQPDLTTPHIPDAVPSIAPAEGAGTVDTPTGAAATDGSTAARPVAVDPADPAPADAAQAAKAPAAQAEAANAGPDATAPTEDGTTASTEEKA
- the rpsG gene encoding 30S ribosomal protein S7, with the protein product MPRKGPAPRRPLVADPVYQSPLVTQLVNKVLVDGKRSVAEAIVYGALEGCRAKSDTDPVVTLKRALDNVKPALEVRSRRVGGATYQVPVEVRASRSTTLGLRWLIQYSRARREKTMTERLMNELLDASNGLGAAVKRREDTHKMAESNKAFAHYRW
- the tuf gene encoding elongation factor Tu, which produces MAKAKFERTKPHVNIGTIGHIDHGKTTLTAAITKVLHDKYPDLNEASAFDQIDKAPEEKARGITISIAHVEYQTENRHYAHVDCPGHADYIKNMITGAAQMDGAILVVAATDGPMPQTKEHVLLARQVGVPYIVVALNKADMVDDEEILELVELEVRELLSEYEFPGDDVPVVRVSALKALEGDAEWGDKLMELMNAVDTAIPEPEREIDKPFLMPVEDVFTITGRGTVVTGRVERGVVKVSETIEIVGIRPTSTQTTVTGVEMFRKLLDQGQAGDNVGLLLRGIKREDVERGQVVVKPGSITPHTNFEGSVYILSKDEGGRHTPFFNNYRPQFYFRTTDVTGVVTLPAGTEMVMPGDNTEMTVELIQPIAMEEGLRFAIREGGRTVGAGRVTKIAK
- the rpsJ gene encoding 30S ribosomal protein S10 gives rise to the protein MAGQKIRIRLKAYDHEAIDASARRIVDTVTKTGARVVGPVPLPTEKNVYCVIRSPHKYKDSREHFEMRTHKRLIDILDPTPKTVDALMRIDLPASVDVNIQ